The proteins below come from a single Gemmatimonadaceae bacterium genomic window:
- a CDS encoding cytochrome c-type biogenesis protein CcmH encodes MRARLWFVAAAWGGALFSGAVRPIAAQQTTAGAALADSGIVGERSAPVSNDPVLEEKTRQVASELRCPVCQGNSIQDSPSELAQEMKGVVRDQLASGKSPDEVKAYFVAKYGEWILLEPKASGFNLVAYLLPVVMVAAGGLVIWRAVTKWTNAAKSGDESSPE; translated from the coding sequence ATGCGCGCTCGACTCTGGTTTGTCGCCGCCGCGTGGGGCGGTGCGCTCTTCTCCGGTGCGGTGCGCCCGATTGCCGCGCAGCAGACCACGGCAGGGGCCGCCCTCGCCGACTCGGGGATCGTGGGCGAGCGGAGCGCGCCGGTCTCCAACGATCCGGTGCTGGAGGAGAAGACGCGACAGGTTGCGTCGGAGCTGCGCTGCCCGGTATGCCAGGGGAACAGTATACAGGATTCCCCGTCCGAGCTGGCGCAGGAGATGAAGGGGGTCGTGCGCGACCAACTGGCATCGGGCAAGTCGCCGGACGAAGTAAAGGCGTATTTCGTGGCCAAGTATGGCGAGTGGATCCTGCTCGAGCCCAAGGCCAGCGGCTTCAACCTGGTGGCGTACCTGCTCCCGGTGGTCATGGTCGCGGCCGGTGGGTTGGTGATCTGGCGTGCCGTGACGAAGTGGACCAATGCGGCCAAATCCGGGGACGAATCGTCGCCGGAGTGA
- a CDS encoding redoxin domain-containing protein, whose protein sequence is MNWKRAGIAAAVAVPIIGLLGFGMTRDPKDIPSPLPGREAPLFTMAVFAEGTGEQHRATGDTIRLADHKGEVVVLNFWASWCLACRDEHETLSQVAEVYARRGVKFYGVLYNDQPQNGTRWIAEMGGQSYPSLQDPRTRVAIDYGLYGVPETFFIGRDGRVAYKHVGPVTATVLASKLDSLLAQPAPAGGGGNPSLEGGPGDSARKVTVPTTGQ, encoded by the coding sequence ATGAACTGGAAGCGCGCGGGGATAGCGGCGGCTGTCGCCGTTCCGATCATCGGCTTGCTGGGGTTCGGGATGACCCGCGACCCCAAGGATATTCCGTCGCCGCTGCCCGGGCGCGAGGCGCCGCTGTTCACGATGGCGGTCTTTGCCGAGGGGACGGGCGAGCAGCACCGGGCCACGGGCGACACCATTCGCCTCGCCGATCACAAGGGTGAAGTGGTGGTGCTCAACTTCTGGGCCTCGTGGTGCCTGGCGTGCCGCGACGAGCACGAGACGCTGTCGCAGGTGGCGGAGGTGTATGCGCGACGCGGCGTGAAGTTCTACGGAGTGCTCTACAACGACCAGCCGCAGAACGGAACGCGCTGGATCGCCGAGATGGGAGGGCAGAGCTATCCGTCGCTGCAGGACCCGCGCACGCGCGTGGCGATCGACTACGGGCTGTACGGCGTTCCCGAGACGTTCTTCATTGGGCGCGACGGGCGCGTGGCGTACAAGCACGTGGGGCCGGTGACGGCCACGGTGCTGGCGTCCAAGCTCGATTCGCTGTTGGCGCAGCCGGCGCCAGCCGGGGGCGGGGGCAATCCGTCGCTCGAGGGCGGGCCCGGCGACTCGGCGCGCAAGGTCACCGTACCCACGACGGGGCAGTGA
- a CDS encoding heme lyase CcmF/NrfE family subunit: MTRLLGHSALLVALFVAAVGMVLAPIAVRRTRDDLVRAMYTATYAVFALVTVATFAMIYALITHDFSVGYVAQVGSRATPLFYTIISLWGALEGSILFWAWVLTLLSALVVFWNREREGALIPYTTMTMLAVSVFFLILLVGPADPFTLVSPTPADGPGPNPLLQNHILMGVHPPLLYLGYVGMTVPFAFAVGAMAAGEVASDDWIRLSRRWTLGAWAFLTAAIIAGMWWSYEVLGWGGYWAWDPVENASFMPWLTATAFLHSVMVQERRGMLKLWNLNLIVATFALTILGTFLTRSGVLSSVHAFGEGPIGMYFLVAIALTLLVSFALVAGNSEALASEGRLDGVAARETIFLLNNLMLTAFTFTVLVGTLFPIVAEALRGVKVSVGEPFFNKMTLPLCASLLFLMGVGPALPWRRASKEVVRRQLLPPVVGAVVGAIAAIGAGARHPYAVLSFAFAAFALVANIREYVTGITARMRLRNEDALTALGRLVGANRRRYGGYVAHFGVIAVALAIAASATFRAEYEATVKKGASMPAGAFEVKLLDVYAREEPQRSRIAASVAILKDGKEIGRLDPAMNFYPTSQQPIPTPDVRSRPWGDIYLNLMAFKQDGSDATLKVIVEPLVPWIWVGGGILCLGAIISMFPTRRRSTAWLGATAADVRVAPSPVAGGGAIMASESLEGAD; encoded by the coding sequence ATGACCCGCCTGCTCGGGCACAGCGCCCTCCTGGTCGCGCTTTTCGTTGCGGCTGTCGGAATGGTGCTGGCCCCGATCGCCGTTCGCCGCACGCGCGACGACCTGGTGCGCGCGATGTACACGGCGACCTACGCGGTGTTTGCCCTGGTGACGGTGGCAACCTTCGCGATGATCTACGCGCTCATCACGCACGACTTCAGCGTCGGGTACGTGGCGCAGGTGGGGAGCCGCGCGACGCCGCTCTTCTACACGATCATCTCGCTGTGGGGGGCGCTGGAGGGCTCGATCCTCTTCTGGGCCTGGGTCCTCACGCTGCTGTCGGCGCTCGTCGTCTTCTGGAATCGCGAGCGCGAAGGGGCGCTGATTCCTTACACGACGATGACGATGCTGGCGGTCAGCGTCTTCTTCCTCATCCTCCTGGTGGGGCCGGCCGATCCGTTCACGCTGGTATCGCCGACGCCAGCCGATGGGCCCGGGCCTAACCCGCTGCTGCAGAACCATATCCTCATGGGGGTCCACCCCCCGCTGCTGTACCTCGGCTACGTGGGGATGACCGTCCCGTTTGCCTTCGCCGTGGGCGCCATGGCCGCCGGCGAGGTGGCGAGCGACGACTGGATTCGCCTGTCGCGCCGCTGGACGCTGGGGGCGTGGGCCTTCCTCACCGCGGCGATCATTGCCGGGATGTGGTGGTCGTATGAGGTGCTGGGATGGGGAGGTTACTGGGCGTGGGACCCGGTTGAGAACGCGTCGTTCATGCCGTGGCTCACGGCGACGGCCTTCCTGCATTCGGTGATGGTGCAGGAGCGACGCGGGATGCTGAAGCTCTGGAACCTGAACCTCATCGTCGCGACGTTCGCCCTCACCATCCTCGGAACCTTCCTCACCCGTTCCGGCGTCCTGTCGTCGGTGCACGCGTTTGGAGAAGGACCCATCGGGATGTACTTCCTGGTGGCCATCGCGCTCACGCTCCTGGTCTCGTTTGCGCTGGTGGCCGGGAACTCCGAGGCGCTGGCGAGCGAGGGGCGCCTGGATGGCGTCGCCGCGCGCGAGACGATCTTCCTCCTCAACAACCTCATGCTCACCGCCTTCACCTTCACGGTGCTGGTGGGGACGCTCTTCCCGATCGTGGCCGAGGCGCTGCGCGGGGTGAAGGTCAGCGTAGGGGAGCCGTTCTTCAACAAGATGACGCTCCCGCTGTGCGCGTCGCTCCTCTTCCTCATGGGGGTAGGGCCGGCTCTGCCGTGGCGCCGCGCCTCGAAGGAAGTCGTGCGCCGGCAACTCCTCCCGCCGGTGGTGGGCGCCGTGGTCGGTGCCATTGCCGCGATCGGTGCGGGGGCGCGCCATCCGTACGCGGTGCTGAGCTTCGCCTTCGCCGCGTTTGCGCTGGTGGCGAACATCCGCGAGTACGTGACCGGCATCACGGCGCGCATGCGCCTGCGCAACGAGGACGCGCTCACCGCGTTAGGCAGGCTGGTTGGCGCCAACCGGCGTCGCTACGGCGGCTATGTGGCGCACTTCGGCGTGATCGCGGTGGCGCTGGCCATCGCGGCGTCGGCCACCTTCCGCGCGGAGTACGAGGCCACGGTCAAGAAGGGCGCGTCAATGCCGGCGGGGGCGTTCGAGGTGAAGCTGCTCGACGTCTATGCGCGAGAGGAGCCGCAGCGTTCGCGCATTGCCGCGTCGGTCGCGATTCTCAAGGATGGCAAGGAGATCGGGCGACTCGACCCGGCGATGAACTTCTATCCCACGTCGCAGCAGCCCATTCCCACGCCCGACGTGCGCAGTCGTCCATGGGGTGACATCTATCTCAACCTGATGGCCTTCAAGCAGGATGGCTCGGACGCCACGCTCAAGGTGATCGTGGAGCCGCTCGTCCCCTGGATCTGGGTTGGCGGCGGGATCCTCTGCCTTGGCGCGATCATCTCGATGTTCCCCACGCGCCGGCGTTCGACGGCATGGTTAGGCGCCACTGCGGCCGACGTGCGCGTGGCGCCGTCGCCCGTTGCCGGTGGTGGAGCGATCATGGCCAGCGAGTCGCTGGAGGGAGCGGACTGA
- the ccmE gene encoding cytochrome c maturation protein CcmE codes for MSGNVEGRKRATLLVAAVIVLGAFGYLMYGGLDKNVVYFLTPQELLAKGAKAEDVPVRLGGMVAPGSVKWDADKLELRFQVMDGVKVVDVHSKGAPPQMFRDNMGVVCEGRFKNGVFESTNLMIKHSEEYRAPKPGQTPQEMYKAMFETLKQDAKS; via the coding sequence ATGAGCGGCAACGTCGAGGGACGGAAGCGCGCCACCTTGCTGGTCGCAGCGGTCATCGTCCTGGGAGCGTTCGGTTACCTGATGTACGGTGGCCTCGACAAGAACGTCGTCTACTTCCTCACGCCGCAGGAGCTGCTGGCCAAGGGAGCCAAGGCGGAGGATGTTCCGGTTCGTTTGGGGGGGATGGTGGCACCGGGGTCGGTCAAGTGGGATGCCGACAAGCTCGAGCTGCGCTTCCAGGTCATGGATGGCGTGAAGGTGGTCGACGTGCACTCCAAGGGCGCGCCGCCGCAGATGTTCCGTGACAACATGGGCGTGGTGTGCGAGGGGCGATTCAAGAACGGTGTCTTCGAGTCGACCAACCTGATGATCAAGCATTCCGAGGAGTATCGCGCGCCCAAACCCGGGCAGACGCCGCAGGAGATGTACAAGGCGATGTTCGAGACGCTCAAGCAGGACGCGAAGTCATGA
- a CDS encoding CcmD family protein yields the protein MPDNRPFIIGAYAVTWLALLGYAARLYFARVEAERRLKNAAEDLSGGQS from the coding sequence ATGCCTGACAATCGTCCGTTCATCATCGGCGCCTACGCCGTCACGTGGCTGGCGCTGCTCGGCTACGCGGCGCGCCTGTACTTCGCGCGCGTGGAGGCGGAGCGTCGCTTGAAGAACGCAGCTGAGGACCTTTCCGGAGGGCAGTCATGA
- the ccsA gene encoding cytochrome c biogenesis protein CcsA: MWLGVGAFALLAAMQAWAISISVPDRDMGHLQKIMYVHVPAAWSMMIAYFIVAIASLRYLWKGKESDDLLAAAAAEAGALMTGLLLVLGMIWAKPTWGIWWTWDARLTSSAVLFFIYVGYLVLRAFVDDPDRRAQWSATVGLLGALNVPIVYMSVRWWRTLHQPQSNPGTLDPNYTLGLRVNAIALVIILIWFIRHRYETAKMERVADQLHEQLVLSGRGGINA, from the coding sequence ATGTGGCTCGGGGTCGGCGCGTTCGCGCTCCTGGCCGCGATGCAGGCCTGGGCGATTTCGATTTCGGTCCCGGACCGCGACATGGGACACCTGCAGAAGATCATGTATGTCCACGTGCCGGCGGCGTGGAGCATGATGATTGCCTACTTCATTGTCGCCATTGCATCGCTCCGCTACCTGTGGAAGGGAAAGGAGAGCGACGACCTCCTGGCCGCGGCGGCGGCGGAGGCCGGCGCGCTGATGACCGGGCTGCTCCTGGTGCTCGGGATGATCTGGGCCAAGCCCACGTGGGGGATCTGGTGGACGTGGGATGCGCGCCTGACGTCGTCGGCGGTGCTCTTTTTCATTTATGTCGGCTACCTGGTCCTGCGCGCCTTCGTGGACGACCCGGACCGCCGCGCCCAGTGGAGTGCGACGGTCGGTCTCCTGGGGGCGCTCAACGTCCCCATCGTGTACATGTCGGTGCGCTGGTGGCGCACGCTGCACCAGCCGCAATCGAATCCGGGCACGCTCGACCCCAACTATACGCTGGGGCTTCGCGTGAATGCGATCGCCCTGGTCATCATCCTCATCTGGTTCATCCGGCACCGCTACGAGACCGCGAAGATGGAGCGCGTTGCGGACCAGTTGCATGAGCAGCTCGTGCTGAGCGGGCGCGGAGGGATCAATGCCTGA
- a CDS encoding heme exporter protein CcmB yields MSWSDEWRRIRAIVWKDLTTERRSKSGLNAVAFMGILVLLLFGFALGPDTSALRAAAAGAMWLAILFSGVLAFNRSYQLELDGGALESLLLYPGSRKAIYLGKLIANLVFVLIVEAIVIPAALVLYQVALPPGWPAMVGVTVLGTVGFVTLGTFYSAMSSRSRAREVLLPLLLFPMLIPVLLAAVESSSALLAGDPMSEAGAWVRLLSAFDIIFLVASVMAFEYVIEV; encoded by the coding sequence GTGAGCTGGAGCGACGAATGGCGGCGCATTCGCGCGATAGTCTGGAAGGACCTCACCACCGAACGGCGCTCCAAGTCGGGGCTGAACGCGGTCGCCTTCATGGGGATCCTGGTCCTCCTCCTGTTCGGCTTTGCGCTTGGGCCCGACACGTCGGCGCTGCGAGCGGCCGCGGCTGGTGCGATGTGGCTCGCGATCCTGTTTTCCGGCGTACTGGCATTCAATAGGTCGTATCAGCTCGAGCTCGACGGCGGGGCGCTCGAATCGCTCCTGCTCTATCCCGGGTCGCGCAAGGCGATCTACCTGGGGAAGCTGATCGCGAACCTGGTGTTCGTCCTGATCGTGGAAGCAATCGTGATTCCGGCGGCGTTGGTGCTGTACCAGGTGGCGCTGCCGCCGGGGTGGCCGGCGATGGTGGGGGTCACAGTGCTGGGGACGGTCGGTTTCGTTACGCTTGGCACCTTCTACTCGGCCATGTCGAGCCGGAGCCGTGCGCGCGAGGTGCTCCTTCCGCTCCTTCTCTTTCCGATGCTGATCCCGGTCCTGCTGGCGGCGGTCGAGTCGTCGTCGGCGCTCCTGGCCGGCGATCCCATGTCGGAGGCAGGGGCGTGGGTGCGGTTGTTGAGCGCGTTTGATATCATCTTTCTCGTCGCCAGTGTGATGGCGTTCGAATACGTGATCGAGGTGTGA
- the ccmA gene encoding heme ABC exporter ATP-binding protein CcmA translates to MRVRLEDKAVAAATIDSVTRRFGRRWALRGVSLTVSPGEVVGIEGHNGSGKSTLLRILSTAIKPTGGTATVFGADVVREATRVRGLIAFLTHYPGLYDDLTAEENLRFACKMLGEDFARIPSLLERVGLEREARETVRTFSAGMQRRLSLARLLLQRPRLLLLDEPYNNFDPAGIALVNDVVRETRATGGAAMIVLHDRHSAGDMLDRLVAFKQGLILSDVSLREREGGEARDESPFTPELAEEVR, encoded by the coding sequence GTGAGAGTCAGGTTAGAGGACAAGGCTGTGGCGGCGGCCACGATCGACAGCGTCACTCGGCGTTTTGGACGCCGGTGGGCGCTTCGCGGTGTCTCGTTGACGGTGTCGCCCGGAGAAGTTGTGGGGATCGAGGGGCACAACGGAAGCGGAAAGAGCACGCTTTTGCGCATCCTCTCCACGGCCATCAAGCCAACTGGGGGAACGGCGACTGTCTTTGGCGCCGATGTGGTGCGCGAGGCGACGCGCGTGCGCGGCCTCATCGCCTTCCTCACTCACTACCCCGGCTTGTATGACGACCTCACCGCCGAGGAGAATCTCCGCTTCGCCTGCAAGATGCTGGGCGAGGACTTCGCGCGAATCCCGTCGCTCCTTGAGCGCGTGGGGTTGGAGCGCGAGGCCAGGGAAACGGTGCGCACCTTCTCTGCCGGGATGCAGCGCCGCCTCTCGCTGGCGCGCCTCCTGTTGCAGCGTCCGCGCCTTCTCCTGCTCGATGAGCCGTACAACAACTTCGACCCGGCGGGGATTGCACTCGTCAACGACGTGGTGCGCGAGACGCGCGCAACCGGTGGGGCGGCGATGATCGTGCTGCACGACCGGCACAGCGCCGGCGACATGCTCGATCGCCTCGTGGCCTTCAAGCAGGGGCTGATCCTCAGCGATGTCTCGCTGCGCGAGCGCGAGGGGGGTGAAGCGAGGGACGAGTCGCCCTTCACCCCTGAACTGGCCGAGGAGGTTCGGTGA
- the corA gene encoding magnesium/cobalt transporter CorA has protein sequence MNDPKRGDAPPPTTPSSSAPPTTPPAAAPTVNGGAATATTAAAGGVSDSRLPRCFLAVGEGAVHRDLGVREIANAVREAQGTLWVDIDSTSRQQIALLEKVFNFHPLAIEDVLNPVSRPKVEQYDGYLFVTLRVVRFQEETHDPYDLETANLYFFLGPTFLVTVHSGASPNVDRVADVALRTPDLVSRGAARLAHHIMDVSVDAFFPILDRVDDFIDGLEERVFAAFDEEALRDIFAVKRMVLSLRRYLSPQREIFNVLSNRPSPLLPADIQLYYRDIYDHMLRINDSLDTYRDLLSSTMESYLSQVSNRLNVVTKGLSVVATLSVPFVVVSGMWGMNFTRIPLAGHPYGFEIMLVGQLVLGVGLIWLFRSRKWL, from the coding sequence GTGAACGATCCAAAGCGCGGTGACGCTCCCCCGCCGACCACGCCCAGCTCGTCCGCCCCGCCCACCACGCCCCCGGCCGCGGCCCCCACCGTGAACGGCGGTGCGGCTACGGCGACGACGGCGGCTGCCGGTGGCGTGTCCGACTCCCGACTCCCGCGCTGCTTCCTCGCCGTTGGAGAAGGGGCGGTCCACCGGGACCTTGGCGTGCGCGAGATCGCGAACGCCGTTCGCGAGGCGCAGGGAACGCTGTGGGTCGATATCGACTCCACCTCGCGGCAGCAGATCGCCCTGCTGGAGAAGGTCTTCAACTTCCACCCGCTCGCCATCGAGGACGTCCTCAACCCGGTCTCGCGCCCGAAGGTTGAGCAGTACGACGGTTACCTCTTCGTGACGCTTCGCGTGGTGCGCTTCCAGGAAGAGACGCACGATCCTTACGACCTCGAGACCGCCAACCTCTACTTCTTCCTCGGCCCCACCTTCCTGGTAACCGTGCACTCGGGCGCGTCGCCCAACGTGGACCGGGTGGCGGACGTGGCGCTGCGCACCCCCGACCTCGTGTCGCGCGGCGCCGCACGGCTCGCTCACCACATCATGGACGTGTCGGTCGACGCCTTCTTCCCCATCCTCGACCGCGTCGACGACTTCATCGACGGACTCGAGGAGCGCGTCTTTGCCGCGTTCGATGAAGAAGCGCTGCGCGACATCTTCGCCGTCAAGCGCATGGTCCTCTCGCTGCGCCGCTACCTCTCGCCGCAGCGCGAGATCTTCAACGTCCTCTCCAACCGCCCGTCGCCCCTCCTCCCCGCCGACATTCAGCTCTACTACCGCGACATCTACGACCACATGCTCCGCATCAACGACTCGCTCGATACCTACCGCGACTTGTTGAGCAGCACGATGGAATCGTACCTGAGCCAGGTGTCCAATCGCCTGAACGTCGTGACCAAGGGACTCTCCGTGGTTGCCACGCTCAGCGTCCCCTTCGTGGTGGTGAGCGGTATGTGGGGGATGAACTTCACGCGCATCCCGCTGGCCGGGCATCCGTACGGTTTCGAGATCATGCTGGTGGGGCAGTTGGTGCTGGGGGTGGGGTTGATTTGGTTGTTCAGGAGCAGGAAGTGGCTCTGA
- a CDS encoding VWA domain-containing protein, with product MPSWLTQLQFHAPWLLLGLLALPAWWWWRRRRRPPAITFSRVSLLAKGPRTGSWISRSLLGLRTLALAGLVIAMARPRVAGRSEQSSSEGINIVIAFDISSSMLAEDFQPQNRLEVARDKVKQFVGMRGSDRIGIVAFSGEALTQVPLTTDYPVVIAAIDNLQPGQLEDGTAIGTAIATAANRLRTAPGRSRVIVLLTDGVNNRGSIDPRTAAQAAAAFGVKIYAIGVGTEGMAPVPVGRGVFGLRYENRPVEIDDALLTEVAQKTGGRYFRARDAAALQRITEEIDRLERSPVRTRVYTRFTELYRWPLGLAILALVLELGLVAWRGPLP from the coding sequence TTGCCGAGCTGGCTAACGCAACTCCAGTTCCACGCCCCCTGGCTCCTGCTGGGCCTGTTGGCGCTCCCGGCCTGGTGGTGGTGGCGCCGCCGCCGGCGGCCGCCGGCGATCACCTTCTCGCGCGTGTCGCTGTTGGCCAAGGGGCCGCGCACGGGATCGTGGATCTCGCGCTCCCTCTTGGGGTTGCGAACCCTGGCCTTGGCCGGGCTGGTGATCGCCATGGCGCGCCCGCGGGTGGCGGGGCGCAGCGAGCAGTCCAGCAGCGAGGGGATCAACATCGTGATCGCCTTCGACATCTCGAGCTCGATGCTGGCCGAGGATTTCCAGCCGCAGAACCGGTTGGAGGTTGCCCGCGACAAGGTGAAGCAGTTCGTCGGCATGCGCGGGAGCGACCGGATAGGGATCGTCGCCTTCTCGGGGGAGGCGCTGACGCAGGTCCCGCTCACGACCGACTACCCGGTGGTGATTGCCGCGATCGATAACCTTCAACCGGGGCAGTTGGAGGATGGCACGGCGATCGGGACGGCCATTGCCACCGCCGCCAACCGGCTGCGGACGGCCCCCGGCCGCTCGCGGGTAATCGTCCTGCTCACCGATGGCGTGAACAATCGCGGCTCCATCGATCCCCGCACGGCGGCACAGGCCGCGGCGGCGTTCGGGGTGAAGATCTACGCGATTGGCGTGGGGACGGAGGGGATGGCTCCTGTCCCGGTGGGGCGAGGCGTGTTCGGGCTACGCTACGAGAACCGTCCCGTGGAGATCGACGACGCGCTCCTGACCGAGGTGGCGCAGAAGACCGGCGGCCGCTACTTCCGTGCACGCGACGCCGCAGCGCTCCAGCGCATCACCGAGGAAATCGACCGCCTGGAACGGAGCCCCGTGCGCACCCGCGTGTACACCCGGTTCACGGAGTTGTATCGATGGCCGTTGGGGCTGGCGATCCTCGCGCTGGTGTTGGAACTGGGGCTGGTGGCGTGGCGGGGGCCACTTCCTTAG
- a CDS encoding GGDEF domain-containing protein — MNEDVFLSKLSDAVLIAGRDGVIANASRGAERVLGWSPEHLRERRVASIIHEDNVAEASQALERVADGAELHLPQRWRVRRADGSWFEAECTATRLADAAVDRCVVIALREAPPRDALGANEGLRDPLTGLATRALFRDRAEHALSRAHRLQLPLAVLYLEFDDFRAGGIRAKVEELEKLIVSASTRLNTVLRSSDSAGRVEGSRFAILLEDMTDESNFVQVADRIGQAFAAPLLVDGKEFIGNANLGIASAMPEDSVDDMIRHADVALRAAKRRGRGACELFDPRVHEPALSHNKLEDDLRKAIEAGDFSLVYQPIVILRSRRIAGVEALVRWNHRHRGLIPAAAFIPVAEETGLIIPLGRWIIQEACTQAKVWQDTIGPDRSLTVTVNITPRQLLHPRFVDDVAAALQQSQIEPHRLVLEISEGGLARSMTDSLNRLRQVRALGVRIAIDDYGSRSASLGDPADIPVDILKIDRSYISQVTRRPEEHAATRAIVALGKLKRLRTVAEGIEREEQLAELLRFKCEYGQGTLFSEPVTADGFLELLRRD, encoded by the coding sequence ATGAACGAAGACGTGTTTCTCTCCAAGCTTTCCGACGCCGTGCTCATTGCCGGGCGCGACGGCGTGATTGCCAATGCGAGTCGCGGCGCCGAGCGCGTCCTGGGGTGGTCGCCCGAGCACCTGCGCGAGCGGCGCGTGGCCTCGATCATCCACGAGGACAACGTGGCCGAGGCGTCGCAGGCGCTCGAGCGCGTGGCCGACGGCGCCGAGTTGCACCTGCCGCAGCGCTGGCGCGTGCGCCGCGCCGACGGGAGCTGGTTCGAGGCCGAGTGCACGGCAACGCGCCTCGCCGACGCCGCCGTGGATCGCTGCGTGGTGATTGCGCTTCGCGAGGCACCGCCGCGCGATGCGTTAGGCGCGAACGAGGGGCTCCGCGACCCGCTCACCGGGCTCGCCACGCGCGCCCTGTTCCGCGATCGCGCAGAACACGCGCTGTCGCGCGCGCATCGCCTGCAGCTCCCGCTTGCCGTGCTGTACCTCGAGTTTGACGACTTCCGCGCCGGCGGGATCCGCGCCAAGGTCGAGGAACTGGAGAAGCTGATCGTCTCGGCGTCCACGCGCCTCAACACCGTCCTGCGCTCCTCCGACTCGGCCGGCCGCGTGGAAGGGTCGCGATTCGCCATCCTCCTCGAGGACATGACGGACGAGTCGAACTTCGTGCAGGTGGCCGATCGCATCGGGCAGGCGTTTGCCGCGCCGCTCCTCGTGGACGGCAAGGAGTTCATCGGCAATGCCAACCTCGGGATTGCCAGTGCCATGCCCGAGGACTCGGTGGACGACATGATTCGTCACGCCGACGTCGCGCTGCGCGCCGCCAAGCGTCGCGGGCGTGGCGCCTGCGAACTGTTCGACCCGCGCGTGCACGAGCCGGCGCTCTCGCACAACAAGCTCGAAGATGACCTTCGCAAGGCCATCGAGGCTGGTGACTTCTCGCTCGTCTACCAGCCCATCGTGATCCTGCGCTCGCGCCGCATTGCCGGTGTGGAGGCGCTGGTGCGCTGGAACCACCGCCATCGCGGGCTCATCCCCGCCGCGGCCTTCATCCCGGTGGCGGAGGAGACGGGGCTCATCATCCCCCTCGGCCGCTGGATCATCCAGGAGGCGTGCACGCAGGCCAAGGTGTGGCAGGACACGATCGGTCCCGACCGCTCGCTCACCGTGACGGTGAACATCACGCCGCGGCAGTTGCTGCACCCGCGCTTCGTGGACGACGTGGCCGCCGCGCTGCAGCAGAGCCAGATCGAGCCGCACCGCCTGGTGCTCGAGATCTCGGAGGGCGGGCTGGCGCGCAGCATGACCGACTCGCTCAACCGGCTGCGCCAGGTGCGCGCCCTGGGCGTGCGCATCGCCATCGATGACTACGGGTCACGCTCTGCGTCGTTAGGGGACCCGGCCGACATCCCGGTCGACATCCTCAAGATCGACCGCAGCTACATCAGCCAGGTCACGCGCCGCCCCGAGGAGCACGCCGCCACGCGCGCCATCGTCGCGCTGGGCAAGCTCAAGCGCCTGCGCACCGTGGCCGAGGGGATCGAGCGCGAGGAACAGCTGGCCGAGCTCCTCCGCTTCAAGTGCGAGTACGGGCAGGGGACGCTCTTCTCGGAGCCGGTGACGGCGGATGGCTTCCTCGAGTTGCTGCGAAGGGATTAG